The window aaaccctaaGCTTAAATTGTTAAGGTAGACAACTGGCTTTAGTAAAGATGTGTGTTAGCGTTACATTATCACACAGATTAAagacatcattataaaaaatataaaacatgtttatttagaCACATGGTTTGAACATCAGGATTATGATTAAGATGATTTTTTTCTCAACATGTCTTCAGGAAATGCTCCGGTGTTTTTGTTCCTTTTAGAATTCCTATCAGGAGTCGCCCACTGTGCTGCCTGTGAAATAGAACTTATTTCCAGCCTAGTGCACCGTGAAAAGTTTGCTTTCAGAATAGATGGGTTAAAGGAAATTAAAGCAGAATTCGTCTTTGGATGGAACAAAGACAAAAGCCGACGTCTCTTCCTGAGTCTGTGGTATTGGCTTGGCATCATCCTGGGCTTCGGTTTTCTGCAGGTCCCCCTCTGTGGTCGGTTGCTGGGTTTTGACTTCAAATCTCCGATGGAAAACTGACTTCTTTGGGGAATCTGACACAACTTTGACCTGAGCAGATGCAATTtctgtcggggggggggggacacgaCACAAACCTGCCAATTAACAACACTTTTCACCACATAGGCAATCTTTAATGTTCAGATTACAACACTCCCACCAACCCACTTACCACTctgaatgagtttgaactgcCGGCGCTTCTCATCTTCCATTTTCTTCCTGTAGTCTCCAGTCATGACGCTCATCACTTGCCTCTTCTTGACCAGAGGAGCTTTGGAGCTACGCAGAGTCTTCAAGGCGCGTGAGGCCTCCTCCTCTGCAAGGAGAAGACACGTCAAAACCTCAAGGGCAATTTCAGGTGATGACGTCTAACATTTGAAGCTTTCGATCAGACCACCAAAGCATAATTTAAGTCCCCCGTGTAAATAATTCCCTGGGCATAGATATAACCCCAATATAGAAAAAACTCCACCTCACCTGCCAAACAAAGTAGCAAGGGACCCAGACTGAAACAGACACGAGACAACCACCAAAGGTCATCCATCCAACACATACTGTTTGAGAGGGTTTAGTGTTTTGCATTTGTCTGACATTGTTTCGCTTCCCTTTGTGGATATCTTTGGATTCCTTCATGGTTGTAACTAAAATGACCATTTTGAGTTTGATCAAACTGGTCAAATTTTACATCAGATTTTGATAATTTTGCATCTTCTTTGATCATTTTGCGCCTTCTTATGGTTGTTTTAGTTACATTTTGGCAATTTTCATTGTCTTTGTAGCCATCTTCTAACTACTTGGGATCgttttaaatgttacatttaagCTTCAGTTTGGTTGTAACGTGCCAAATTTTGGTCACTTTGCATAATTTTGGAGCCATATTGTGTCATATTTTAGTTATTTTGCATCTTCCCGAGTCACATTTGGAACATGTGGTTGCTAATTGTGCTTATTTTCCAAGCTCTCTCTACCTATTCTACATatctttgtggtcattttatATCTTCATTGTCATCCTGTTGGCTTTTGGGCCAGAACATTTTATAAATTCATtgttattttctgtgttttcatacTTTTCTCACCACACATTGATAATTCTGCGTGTACATTTTTGCCATCCTATggcatttttctcattttctctttGTTACAATTCCCTTTTTCATCATTTCCTGGACCTCTCATTTCATGTTACCTTTGTGGTACCTTTTTGGCATATAACTGGATGCCCCATGGAACTGCACACAAGTCCACTGAGACAAAACTgtaatcattgtctgtggcccacagaaacaaagaaagtgttatcagtcacttTGAGAcgctctctctaaaacctaattatcacgttagaaatctcggggtaatattggactcagacctgaactttaacagccacattaaatcaataacagcagcagctttttaccatctaaaaaacattgccagaatcaaaggaatagtgtctaaaccagacttagaaagactaatccatgcgtttgtctccagcaggttagactactgtaacggcctgctcactgggctctctaaacgggctgtaagacggctgcagtacatccagaatgctgctgctcaagtcctgactagaaccaggaaatacaaccatattagtccagtgctcaggtctctgcactcgcTTCCTGTTATTCAGATAAtaaactttaaaacagctctgcttgtgtacaagtctcttcacggtcaagcgccaaagtatatctctgacatgttagagccataagaaccaactcgggctctgagaacctcagggaggggtctcctgctggtgcccagagtcaggactaaacaaggtgagactgcgtttcagttttatgcccctaaaagctggaacagtcttccagaagatgtgagacaggcctcaactctgacaatgtttaaatccagcctgaaaacagttctatttagctgtgcatatgacacctgaaagtattttatctgcactcttcacttttaaatgaattaatgattattttgtatgtttttttggaatgattgtattgcctttttgtgattttatgtagctttaaagcactttgaattgccttgtgtaccaattgtgctctacaaataaaatggcCTTGCCTTACCTACTAGTacatgaggttttttttttttaaatcttataaAACACTAACTCTGTTTTGATGTTCCTTTCTGGGACTTCATTCCTAATTCCAGCTGCTCAATACACCAATCGAGCTGCCTGTTCAGCTGCTCCTCTGAACTCTAAAATACAGAAAGACACACATGTAATCACTCATTTAACTATATCAAAATGGAATCCACCAAAATTgctttaaaagaaaactgaccAGCTCTTGATCAGCTTGACTCTCCTCAGTCGGCTTCTGCTGTGTCTCAGTACCCAACGTTTTCTTCTTTCCAGATTTCTTCTTCTTAGTTTTGGATTGCACTGACAGTTCGGGAGCAGTGATAACCTCTTTCAGAGGCGAAGGATTCTCCTCCCGGACACACTGTTGGTTAGGTGAAGAACAGGCGTCTGTCGTCTCTGCTGTGTCCATGTCCTCTGCAGGCGTGGCGGGAGGGATTTGAAAGTTGAAAGCAAAAGCAGAGCCTTGCCCCGTGAAGGATACCCGACTTGTTGCTGCCTCAGTCCGGTTTGACGGAGATGCTTTCTCCTGAGGTGCTGGTGAGCTGTCAGTGACAAAGTCAAACCTGAAGGAGTTGTCACTGCGAGTCCAGAGGCGCTTCTCGGCTCTAAGTTCAGCAGTTGTGGGGCTTTTTGATTTAGCGTCAATATCTGTTGCGTGAACAGCAAATACACACAGACAAGGGGTAAATTAACTCACTTAGACTTGCATCTATTAATGAAGGTTTGATGTCATCGAAACTGACGGTCAAAAATGCATAAAATGTAaattaagacattttaaaagcCCAACTTAAtttaatctttttctcttttgtccGGGCTTTACTCACACTTTTTAAAATCTACATTAGTGTCAAATAGGGAACTTGTATAAAATGTAATTAGCGTCGGGTTCATAAAATAACCATGTAGGTACCTATAAACAGCAGTCTTTGCTCGGTCATGCTTTCTTCAAGTATCGCGGGTTTCAGATGAAACGAGCCTGTTTGACCGAATTGTTCAACCCAACACGTCTGAGACTAAAACATGCTCAGAGAATTAGGCTTCCGCAAATGATTAAATTCTCCTTCTGCATCAGTTTACATGGTGAAACCGTCCACAAACTAAAAAACTCACCACCGGTGTCACTTGGGAAGAGGTCCGTCCGGTAATGTTTCCCCAACACTTTGTAGTTCCACTGTGTCGTGTTCAAAGTGATCCTACGCTTGAGAAACAGAAGTCACACAGATGCATTTGTTCAATTATGTCGTATGTATTGACTGGAGTAAATTAGTATTTATTTCGTGAAAAACATTAATTCAACGTATATTGGaaggttttgtgtttcttttaaaaaaaaaatcattattatAGAAGTGGTCTACTGTAgcattttgttttgtaataatgaaTTCAAAAGCCTCACTGCAACAAATAACATATTACTATTCCAACAATACAGAATCAGAAGTACGTTAAAGAGTAATTGTTGACGAAATAGATGATTTGTGTTAGCGGGCTGCGCTCCGTATCAGCTTCCCTCCTTTTTCAACAAAGCCACAAAGGATCAGAAAAGCTGTCTCCCCTCTTTTGGCATTAAGTTGAACGAGATCCCAGAAAATAAGAGAAAATGACAATCTAATCAGGTTGTGTCAGCTGCAAAATTGTACTGAATGAGCACTGTTGCAACTTAAAAGcagtttaagaaaaagaaaaacttcattATTATAATTATCATTAGTTTTATGCTGGAGGAAACACTCAGATTGTATTGGGTGGATTGGAACTGCAATAAATTCGGATAATTTTGTTCCTTTTCTTAAAACCTGTTCAGTTTGTGTTTGTCTAAATACGAGTATTTGATAGGCGGGAAGATCTGTGAATTGATGATTTAACTGCCGTTGAGGGATAGACTATTGTTTTGGCAGCGATCCCTATTTTGTtactttattaaataaaaaaagagaggcACCTTAAATAGTTTGATCGATCCTGATGCTGCAGGGTACTGATGGTACCAAGCTAAGAAGTATTTTACGGGCACGAATGAATCAAAATCATTGGAGATGAATGACTCATTTTTGAAAAAAGGGGATTTCGTCTATATGATGTTGTATGCAGGTTT of the Odontesthes bonariensis isolate fOdoBon6 chromosome 23, fOdoBon6.hap1, whole genome shotgun sequence genome contains:
- the c23h8orf33 gene encoding UPF0488 protein C8orf33 homolog translates to MTEQRLLFIDIDAKSKSPTTAELRAEKRLWTRSDNSFRFDFVTDSSPAPQEKASPSNRTEAATSRVSFTGQGSAFAFNFQIPPATPAEDMDTAETTDACSSPNQQCVREENPSPLKEVITAPELSVQSKTKKKKSGKKKTLGTETQQKPTEESQADQELSSEEQLNRQLDWCIEQLELGMKSQKGTSKQKEEASRALKTLRSSKAPLVKKRQVMSVMTGDYRKKMEDEKRRQFKLIQSEIASAQVKVVSDSPKKSVFHRRFEVKTQQPTTEGDLQKTEAQDDAKPIPQTQEETSAFVFVPSKDEFCFNFL